The genome window TTTTTCATTAAAATCCTGCACCCCCATGCTGATGCGGTTAAATCCGTTGGTGCGGAGCGCTTCAAGATGCGCGCGGGTCAGTCCTCTCGGGTCTATCTCACAGGAGTTCTCTGAAGTATCATGAAACAGGAACGAGGTGCGTATATAAGAAGCCAGATCATTAATTTCATCCGGATTCAGATGCGTAGGGGTTCCTCCTCCCCAGTGAAGCTGAGCGACTTTCCGGTCAGGGAGTATATAGCTGCGCAGCAGATCAATTTCTTTCTTTACATAATCAACATACTCTGCCACACGGGTACGGTTGCGGGTGATAACCATATTGCAGCCGCAAAAATAGCAGAGTGTATCGCAGAACGGGAGGTGATAGTACAGTGAAAGATCAGGAAGATTTTCTCCATAATTGGTTCTGGTGATTTCATCCATATAGTTATCAGCGGTGAACTCCTCGGTAAAGTGAGGAGCCGTGGGATAACTGGTATATCTTGGCCCCGGACGGTCGTATTTCTTAAATTTTGAGAGATCTACTTTATACATAGTAACTTAGTGCTTCTTCCTGTGTTGCTTCTTGTCAGACTTCTTTTCCTCTGAGTGGAATCTGACACTTTCTTCTTTAACATATTTAACCAGTGCCTTTGCTTTTTCCGGATCAATATCCGGAAGTATGCCATGCCCCAGGTTAAAGATATGTCCGCTTCCCGTTCCGTATGATTCAAGCACACGGACAGTTTCCTGTTTAATCTTATCGAATGAACCGTAAAGTATTGTAGGATCAAGATTGCCCTGAAGAGCAACACGTTTCCCGATCTTTTCTCTGGTTCTTCCGATATCAATCGTCCAGTCAAGCCCCACCACGTCTGCTCCGCTCTTTGAAATTTCTTTCAGAGCATAATGCACTCCCTTTCCGAAAACAATGACCGGCTTGTCTTTATGCTTAATGCCGTCGATTATTTTCTCTATATACGGCAGGGAGAACTCCATATAATCATGGTAGCCAAGATTACCGCCCCAGGTATCAAAAATCTGAATTGCATCAGCCCCGGCATCCATCTTCGCCTGCAGATAGAGTATAACAGACTCAGCAATCATATCAAGCAGCTTGTGCGCAAGGGCAGGGTTATTATATATAAGGCCTTTAATCAGCGCGAAATTTTTGGAACCCTTGCCTTCAACCATATACGTAAGAAGAGTCCAGGGGCTGCCGGCAAAGCCGATAAGCGGCACACGGTTGTCAAGAGTGCGTTTTGTCATGGAAACTGCATCCATCACATATTTCAGATCCTTAAGCGGATCAGGTATCTTCAGACGCTTCAGATCTCCTTCATGAGCTATTGGCTCAGGGAAAACGGGACCTTTCTTTTCTTCAAGTTCTAGATACATCCCCATCGCCTCGGGAATAACCAGTATATCAGAAAAGATTATCGCGGCATCTACTCCGATTAAATCCACCGGCTGAACCGTGACTTCTGTCGCCAGTTCAGGGGTTTTGCAGAGTGTAAGAAAATCTGTTTTAGCTCTTACTGCTCTGTATTCCGGGAGATACCGCCCCGCCTGGCGCATGATCCATATCGGGGTTCTTTCTGTTTTCTCTTTTCTGCATGCTCTGAGAAATAGGTCATTTTTTATCAAACTGTCTCCAAAGTTCTAACTGTTGAAAATTTCAATACTTTTTCTTGCGATCAGGATAGATTTAGATACCCTCACTGGCCGCTATTCCTGCCGCAATCTCTTCCAAAGAGGGCTTTTCCGGACAAAAATCATAGCTTATACCCTGTGAAATGAGGAATGCGCCGGTAGTCCTGCCAATAACTGCAATTTTTATGCCGCTAAAATACTGCTTATCCTGCTCAATCTCCATGAGGGAAATAAAATTACTTACTCCGGACGGGCTTTGAAACACTATCCAGTCCGGTTTCTGATGTCTCAGAGCCTCAATCACCTCTTTTACCGTCTCCCTTTCGGGAAGTTTATTGCTATAAACAGTTACCGGAAAAACCGTTCCACCCTTTTCCGGAAGACCCGTAAGCAATTCCTCTCTGCCGATTTCAGAACGGGGCATCAGAAATGAGCAGCCTTTTATCCCTCCTTCTCCAAGTAGTCTGAGAATAGAAGCTGCAGTTCCTTCTTCCGGAAAAACAGCATCTCTTACACCCTGCTCATGAAGTGCGTGCGCTGTTTTTTCACCAACCGCTATTACTTTCTGTTTTAAAAGAACCGGTGTAAGATTCTGCTCCCTGCAGTAATCAAAATAGGAGCTCACACCGAAGGCTGATGTAAAGATGATATAATCCGCGTGAGCGTCATATGCTTTGCTGAATGCTTCTTTATCAATATATTGCTTCAGTGATATGACCGGAAGAAAAACCGCTTCACAATTAATGCCGCTGAACACCCCAAGCGATGATTCTTTTTTATGCACTTCCCCGGTAATAAGAATGCGCGGGAGAGAGAAGCGGGTCATGCCACCTTCATCAGAAGTTGAATTTCAAACTGATTATCTGTCATCCGCATAATCTGAATTCCTTCACGGGACTGCGTGCGGATATCATTCTCATGGATATAGCGGAAAAGAGTTTCATACGCCCTCCCGATTATCTCCGCCGGGTCACCTTTGCTTTTTACCGATACATATTCCCCCTCTATGCGGTATATAAAATATGGCTTCTCAACCTCAAGATATTCACCCACCAGAACACCCTGCCAGCTTCGCAGATCCTGCTCCGGCGTATCGGCAGGATTATCATAATATATGCCGACAATCTGCTTTTCCAGGTAAGGCAGTCCTTTTTGGTCAAGATACTCTGCCACCTCAGAAACATACTCTGATGATTTCATATAGTCCCCCCTGAACTCGCGGCAGACACAAAGAACAGGCGTGCTGATCTGAATCAGTCCGGCAGAAATATTATTGTCAATCATATAATTAGTAATTAATAGTTAGAAATTAGTAATAATTTTTGCGGCATAGCTGCGATACATTACTGTCACACATAAAATATAACCACAAACAGCGCCGCAGGCGCGACATATCAATAACATAGAACAAAGCGCTTCATACCAGCACCGTAGGTGCGGCATATCAGTAACATACAACAAAGCGTTCCATCACCAGCGCCGTAGGTGCGGCATATCAACAGCACCCCTCTTTATGTGATATATACACAACAAAAACAAAAAGCCGTACCCCCGGTAAAGAAGGCACGGCTTTATTAATCAGCTGGCTGTCAGATAGAATAGCCGATACCGAACCGCAGAGCGAAATCAGGTATCGTGAAAACCTTCACCCCGATGCGAAGATCATTAAAAATTGTATACTCACGGCTCAGACCAATTCCTGACGGAAGCGGAGAACCGAGAAGACTCTTAACATCCTTATTCTGTGCCGGATCAGCAAATCCCATAGCAATGCCGTCTCCGAACATCAGCCCTGCTTCAAAGATGTAATGCGGATCGCGGTATCCTGACCACTTACCAAAAGTCTGGAAGAAGAGACCATCCACATCAAAGAACAGAAGCAGACGGGTCGGTATCAGTGCCCAGCCCCATCCTTTAACCTTATCAGCAAACTTTATATTAGCGCCGAATTTTATTCCGAGGTCAACATCTTTGCCGAATTTATAACGGTCATACTCGTAAGACATTTCATTCAGATACTTAACGATATTAAGCGCAAATGCATGATCTCCCCACTTATAGTCAGCACCGATAGTCAGTGATGAAGGGAACTGAAACCGTGTCTTCTGGGTGAACGGGTTGGCTGCCTTGGCAGTCAGATTAGGACGCGCCAGATCAAGTGAATCAATAATGATATTCAGCGCTTCATCACCTTCACCAAGAACACGGCCGGTCATAAACTTTGGCTGATAGCTCTGCCCGTATGCATTATTATCCGCCATTTCGAATTCCGGTATATAATCATAAGCAAGAGAGATATTAAAATTCTCGAACTGATGCAGAATACCGAACTTCACTCCCCACTTGGTATCATCGTAATTTGCTTTGATCTTGTAACCAAATTCATTTGTCTGACCTGATGCAAAATCAATATTCTGGTCATTGGGATTGTTAAAATGATATTCCTGAGTTCTGTTCAGAACCATCATTCCGTCAATCTGCATATTATAGTTAATGTAATTGGTTACATTATACTGAGTGAGCGCCAGTCCAAAATGTGTCCGTCCGAATTTAGTGTTCAGAAGGGGCGAGCCCACGCCGATGGTCATGGCGTTTACCCTGAAATAGACATCCGAAGTGATAGTCACATTCAGTGGCATATCAAGACGTACCTCCTGATCGGAAACCTGCTTTACGGATTCAAGTTTTGTTCTGACTCCTGAAAGCACCGAGGATAACGAAAAATCAACCGGGAAATTAACAGCAAAAGCAAGCACAACTTTCTCATGCACGGGGAGAGAAATGGCAAAAGTGCCAAAGCCGCCCGGCTGGCCAAATTCAAATGAATTGGTCTTGGTTGACTGCTTATATGCACCCGCGGGGAACTTGAATGTTGTTGTGTCCTTTAAGAAGTCATCCGTGGTTTCTTTAAGACTTGCATCCATGGTCTTCTTAAAATCAACACCCAGAAGATTTGCATCCAGACTGAACTTCGTATCAAAAAAGACGAATGCTTTTTCATTCATCAGTCCGAGTTCAGCCGGATTGGTAAATACCGCCGCGGCACCGGTGCTTATAAGAGGCGATATCACGCGTCCCAGCGTTCCGGAACCATAACCGCCTCCCATGGCACTCAGACTGAAGTTCATGTTAAAATTCAGTTCGCCTCCTGAGTAATAACGCATAACAGGAGTATCGCTCTGGGGTAATATATACGGCGCTGAAAAAAGCACCGCGAGAAGAACAATATATAGCTTTTTCATGACTGCTCCTGTTCCTTAAAATTCTAATCCGAAAGTCAGGCGGCTGGTATTCGCCAGATTTTCAATAACATTGGTATAATCAAACACAAATCTTCCGCCGAAAATCTTGAACTTCAGCCCGGTTCCCAGAACAATCCGTTCATCCTCAACATTGTTGATGGTGTTCTGAACTCCCGCGCGGACGAAGAGGAAGTTAAACAGACGAATTTCAGCGCCGCCCCGGATTTTGTTATATACATCTTTCGAAAGTGAAGGAAGATAATCCGCGGTAAACATAAAATTATCGGATATCCTGAATGAGGTTCCCACGACCGATTCAAACGGAACCAGTTCAGAATAACTTCCTTTCGCTTTAGCGGCCGGATTGTCAACTTTTGAATCCCAGAATACCGGCGAATAGATATCCTTAAGCATGATACCCATGTTTACTTTATCATTCACCTTAAAAAGAACTCCGATATCAAATCCGAATCCGTTTGCTCCTCCTTTTACCTGATTAAGCTGCGCCTGCGCGATTTCATCGGGTTCAAATATCCGGTAATCATCTCCTCCGAGAGTATTATTCCCGAATGATGAGCGGCGGTATTTAATACTTCCTCCGACGGTCAGATCTTTCCAGACTTTTCTGCCGTAGCCAACCTGCACGGTCATCTCATTCATTGCCTCATCACCTGAGTAAATAAACGCGAGGCCGAGTCCGTCAAGCCCTGAGTTATAGGGCATAGCATAACCGAGATAATTGTACTTAACCAGCCCAAACTGATTGTGGAATGAGAAGGTTACTTCTTTTGACTCAATGTTGGTCAGTCCCGCAGGATTCCAGAGAACCGCGTTAACGTCATTTGCAAGTCCTACATAAGCGCCTCCGAGCCCCATGGGACGGGCGCCATAGCCGACATCAACAAATGCTCCCGCAACCGAGGCAAGCTCCTGAGCCCTCATGCCGGCAGTCAGCAGCAGTACTGCCGTTAGTATCTGTAACAGTTTCGCTTTCATGATTATTTCCTGTTCGATAATAAACTTTATGGTTAATTCCCGGCTCCGGCATATATACTCCGGAGCCGCGGCTTTCAATTTACTTTACGAGAACAATACTTTCCAGTTCTTTCACTTCGCCTGAACCGTCCTTGGCAATAATCTGGATGATATATCTTCCGTTTCTTGCCATCAGACCATCGTCGGTCTTGCCGTCCCAGGTAATCTGTTTAATTCCTGCGGAACTGCCGTAGCGTCCGGGGAACTGCAGATCATCCTGCAGAAGCGTGCGTACCAGTTCACCGCGCATATTGAAGATGCGGATGGTTACGCTTGCGGGCGGTTTAGCCGAATTCAGGAAATAACCGATCATGGCCGGTGATACTTCCGGTGAAAAAGGACTCGGCATCACGGCAATATATTTCAATCCAAGCGGCTGATTTTCCGTAAGCATTGAATACTCGCCGAATCTTCTGAATGAGCCGAATGAAAGATCATTAGCGGCAGAAAGTTCTTCACCTTCTCCTCCTTTTGCAAGTGACGCGCTCAGGATGCTCCACTCATTTGTGTTAACATCGTAGAAGCCCATCACAATACCGCCGTCAAAGAAATCAAGTGATTTATCAACCGGCAGCTTAAGCGTTGCGTTTTTCAGGAGCGAATCCCCCTTGAGCGCAAAGTCAGCTTCATAACTGATGGCATACTGACGGTCAGAAACCACATAAGATGCTGCCTTACCGACGGGATTATAGTTCTTCTTTCCCGGTCCGAATGCGGGCTTATTAATGGTAACATTAACCGGTCCCGGAACTGAACCTGATTGTATATTCAGCGTGAGTCCTTCTTTGTTGGTCAGTGTAACAACTGACGTTGGAAGAAGCTGTGCGTATACACTCAGATCAGCGCTTCCTTTTTTGCCGCCGCTCTTATCTTCAGCAGTAACCGTTACGTTACCGATGAAGGTTGAGTCAGCCGGCTTGAAGAATCCGGAATTGCTGATGGTACCGGCTGCGGCAGGAGTAAGCGACCATTGCAGACTGCTTCCGAGATAAACGCTGCGCTGCAGGGTATCAAGGCCGGTGAATGCAAACTGAAGTCCTGCTGACGTGTTTGCAAGTTTATTTGTTCCTGATGATACTTTAATTTCACTCAGCGGTATATCAATACTCTGCAGAGACTGATTTACTCTGACTGATGATCCCTTAAAGAGAGCAGTTGCAGAAAGAATAAAACTTCCGTTCTTCGTGGGTTTAATCAGTACTCTGGTTGAGTCATTCGGATCAGGGAATGAGAAAACCAGTCCGCTTTCAGCGCTGCTTTCCCATCTGATTCTGCCCGCCGGATTTGCTCCGGTAAACTCAGAAGTGAGCGATTTATTGGTACCGTCACGAAGATTAAGATGGAGCTCGTATTCATCATCCTTTCTCAGAATGATGTTATCTAATGACGGCTCAAGAGTTGCCTGAGTAAGCACTCCTGATGCAAGAGGAGTTACTACATACTCCTCTGTGCCGAATACCACACCGGTGGCATTATTGCGCACCCTTATATAATAGTGCAATGGTTCAAGAGAGTTCTGAGCAGGTATAGATGCACTCAGTACTTTATTGCTGAGTGACATATTCAGCTGGCTGAACTCACTCTGATTTTCATTCCTGTAAAACACTGTGCCGGTTAAGGTAGTGATATTATCACTCACATTTACCGCAATGCGTGTCGCGCTGTCAGAGAGCACGCGCGTAACAGGTACATGTTTATATCTGAAGCCAATGTTTCTGGTGACCTTCGTGGTGTCAGAAGCAAGAGTAATTACAAACTCGCTTTCATCCGGCACCATATATCCTTCAAGCTCAAATGCAAACCGGTAGTTTCCTGCCGGCAGACGGTCTGAAGATGCATAACGGCCGGTATTCGAGGTAACATTCTGATTCTCTGAACCGTCCGGTTTAATCAGAGTAATCTTAACGTTCGGCAGAGCAGTAATACCATCCGTCACGTTAAAGGTAATTTGTCCGCTCGGCAGAATGAAATTGCCTGCTGAGACTGATGTGCCGATCTGTGATGCGGTAAATCTGATGATCTTGCTCTGGGCAACCAGTCCCGCGCCGGAAATGGTTACGATATATGTTGTGGTATCAGTAGCACCCGATGAGACCGGCAGGTTATCAATGGTGAAATTACCGCTGGCATTGGTCACTGTTGTAAACGTATTTGATGAGGTGGCATTAACAGTGATATTTGCCACACCGGCACCGCCAAAAAGCACGCGGCCGGTTACAACTGCTGATGCTTTTACAAGGTCATAGTTCTTATTATTCAACGAAGCTCCGGCTGCAATGGTTACCGTTTCAGTTGCGGTAACGTATCCGGTCTTTGATGCCGTGATAACGGCTTCACCCGGAGGGACATTGCTGATAGTATATGCTCCGTTGGCATTTGATTCAGCTGAAATCAGCTGTCCGGTGGCTGTATTACGGATTGTTATCTGAGCCTGTCCGAGAGCTGTTGTGCTCGAACCTGACACACTTCTGATAACACCGGCGATTGATGAGGTATTGCGTGTCAGAACAAAGCTTTCACTTATGCTGCCTCCGCTTGCAACCGTTACCGCCTTTTCAGCTGGGACGGAGCTATAACCGCTCAGTGATGCGCGCAGTATATATCCTCCTGATGGAATATCCTGAAAACGGAGTTCTCCGGTTGTTGAAGTTGCGCCGCTGAAAACTCTTGTTCCGTCGTTGCTTACTAAGGTTACCGATACATTTTCCAGCGGAGCCGAGGTATTGGTTCTCGCGGATACATTTACGGTACCGGAGTTAACTGTCGCAGTGAAATTAATTGACTGGCTGTTGCTTCCGTCAAGAGCAAAGTTCTGCGTTGCAGGGCTGAAGGTAAATCCGGTTTTAACAACCGATATGGTGTAACTTCCCGAGGTAAGATATTCCATCCGGTAGTCACCCGTGCTGGATGAAAGGATTGATCTTGTTTCACCCGTAGTGTTATTAACCAGCGTGATGGCAGCCGCATCGGTACCGGCATTACCGGAAACAACCGATGTGCTCACGCGGATGACAAGCGACTGTACCGGCACACTGGTTGCTCCGGCGGCGATGTTCAGATTCACTGAATCATTCGCGTGGCCTTCACGGAAAATTTCAGTATATAAACGATAGTTTCTTCCGGAACTCACTGCCGGGAACTCAAATGCTCCCTGTGAGTTTGCCGTGGTTGTATATACCGCATCAGATGCAGTAAGCCTTACATCGGCATTAAATCCGAGAGCCAGGCCATTCTGATTCAGCACTGTTCCTGTTACGCGGACTGTGTTCGGCGTAAGCGGAATAAACAGATTAGCTGTTGTGGTAACATTCACACTCTGGGTTGATGTGGCGTATCCCGCGGCGCTTGCCGTTAGGGAATAGGTGCCCGGAGCCAGTCCGGAAACGGTGAATTCACCCGCAGCATTGGTAACAGCATTGCCTGAACCGCCTGAACCGCTCACTGCCACAACCGCATTAAGGATACCGTTGCCGGCAGGATCGCGAACTGCACCGCTGATAACTGAGTTATTCAGCGCCATATCATTTATGTTTGCCGTTCCGTTGAGTGCGGTTGTCGTAAGAGTTACGTTAATACTCTGTGATGACCGGTAACCGCTTCTTGATGCTGTTACAGAATAAGCACCCGTTGCAAGACCAGTTATTTCATATGCACCGCTCGCGCTGCTCACTGCTGAAAGCGCCGCTCCGGCAGCATTTACCGCGGTAACCGTAGCACCCGATACTGCGCCTCCGCCTGCAAGGGTTACTGTACCGCTGATCTTTCCGGCAAGTGCAAAGAGTGTTGAATTGACTACTCTGGACTGACCGTCATTCAGAGTAAATGAACTGAGCACTGAATCCGCATATCCGGGAAGTCTGAAGGAAAGTGTATATACTCCTCCGAGAACTCTCTGCAGCGTATAACTTCCGTCAGATCCGGTTGTGGCGGTTGCACCTCCTGCAGTGCCGGTCAGATTAACCACAACACCGCTGAGCGGTACTGCCGCATTGCTTCTGACAATACCGGTTACCAGCGCAAAATTTTCGTTAAGATTAAAATTGATATTCGTTAATGACTGGCCAAGTGCCAGAGTGATGGCAAGACTGTCAAGTGTATACCCGGCCCTGAATGCACGGAGTCTGTAACTTCCGGCAGCAGCACCCACGGTATATTGTCCGTTGAGGTTCGTGGTAATCTGCTCAATAACAGCACCGGTGGATGGGTTAACCAGCTGCATGGTTACGCCGCTGAGCGCCTGTCCTGCCACTCTTACCTGTCCTGCTACTGAAGATGGTACAGCATTCATTGTTCCGTTAAGCGTGGTTGAACTGCCCGCTGTAAGAGTTGCTGTTGTCTGTGATACTGTTGCGTATCCGGTAGCACTGAAGGTCTGAGTATATGCCTTGCCTGCCTCAACAGTAAGTGCATATTCACCCGTAATGCTGGTTACCGTACTGAAATTATTATTTGCGTTCGCATTATCAACCAGACGTACCGTTACTCCTGAAAGAGGCAGGTTGTTAGAACGGACTGTTCCTCGGACAATTGCTGTATTCTGAACAAGATTAAAATTATTATTGGAACTGGTTTGTCCCGGGCCAATAACTGTTGTATCAGTTACGGAAGTAATGAATCCCTGCCGGAAAGCAAACTTTCTCCATGTGCCTGGCGCTAGACTGAATGAATAGTCACCGTTTGCATTGGTAACAACGGTAAAAGTTGAAACACCGTTAGTCGCGGTTACCGAAGCGCCTGGCAGAGGCTGTCCTGCACTGGATACACGGCCCGACATCACGCCTGCATTGGCTGACATCTGAAAGTTAATTCCGGAAAGTGACTGACCTGGATTTACCGTCACGGAAACAGACTGAGGAGTTACATATCCTGATCGGGTGACCGTAACAGAATGAGTTCCGGCCGGAAGACTGAGTGTATAGGTACCGGTTGAGAGTGTTGTCGTTGTGGCAACCCCCTGCACTGATACGGTTGCACCGGCTAAAGCGCCTCCGCCTAATGCAGAAACATTACCAGAGATTGAACTCGGGTTTGGTGTAAGAGTAAAATCAACTCCTGAAACCGTCTGTGCAACACTCAGAGTAAGCTGGACAGCATTGCTCGGAGTAAATCCGCTCTGTGAGGTGCTGATGGTATATGAACCATTTTTCAGACTGAGTGTATATTGTCCGTTGTTTCCGGTTATCGCGGTAATAGTCTGGCCGGATACCGGTGTGGCCGTAACGGTAATACCGCTGACCGGAACCTGCCCGGTAGAGCCGGTTACCTGATAAACAAATCCCGTAACCTGATTTGCACGGGGTACCAGTACAAAATTCTGGTTCAGTAAATTACCGCCTGTGGTCAGGGAAAGAGTTCTCGGCGCCGGACTAACAAAACCGGTTTTCGTAACCTCAACAGTCCATGAACCGGAAGATATATTAAACGCATAATCGCCCGCGCTGTTTGTGGTTGTCGTCTGAACTTCCGTTCCCTTTGTTGCCTTAACGATTGCAAGCTGCACCGGTGCATTCTCATCATTAACAACTTTGCCTGAGAAAGCAGCAGCATCAAGCCTGATAACAATAGGAGTGGATAAAACAATCTGACCGGTATCAACATTCACC of Ignavibacteriales bacterium contains these proteins:
- a CDS encoding uroporphyrinogen decarboxylase; protein product: MIKNDLFLRACRKEKTERTPIWIMRQAGRYLPEYRAVRAKTDFLTLCKTPELATEVTVQPVDLIGVDAAIIFSDILVIPEAMGMYLELEEKKGPVFPEPIAHEGDLKRLKIPDPLKDLKYVMDAVSMTKRTLDNRVPLIGFAGSPWTLLTYMVEGKGSKNFALIKGLIYNNPALAHKLLDMIAESVILYLQAKMDAGADAIQIFDTWGGNLGYHDYMEFSLPYIEKIIDGIKHKDKPVIVFGKGVHYALKEISKSGADVVGLDWTIDIGRTREKIGKRVALQGNLDPTILYGSFDKIKQETVRVLESYGTGSGHIFNLGHGILPDIDPEKAKALVKYVKEESVRFHSEEKKSDKKQHRKKH
- a CDS encoding uroporphyrinogen-III synthase, translated to MTRFSLPRILITGEVHKKESSLGVFSGINCEAVFLPVISLKQYIDKEAFSKAYDAHADYIIFTSAFGVSSYFDYCREQNLTPVLLKQKVIAVGEKTAHALHEQGVRDAVFPEEGTAASILRLLGEGGIKGCSFLMPRSEIGREELLTGLPEKGGTVFPVTVYSNKLPERETVKEVIEALRHQKPDWIVFQSPSGVSNFISLMEIEQDKQYFSGIKIAVIGRTTGAFLISQGISYDFCPEKPSLEEIAAGIAASEGI
- a CDS encoding GyrI-like domain-containing protein, which codes for MIDNNISAGLIQISTPVLCVCREFRGDYMKSSEYVSEVAEYLDQKGLPYLEKQIVGIYYDNPADTPEQDLRSWQGVLVGEYLEVEKPYFIYRIEGEYVSVKSKGDPAEIIGRAYETLFRYIHENDIRTQSREGIQIMRMTDNQFEIQLLMKVA
- a CDS encoding carboxypeptidase regulatory-like domain-containing protein yields the protein MVLKWTKNLSGTSNRFRVGSSPGNYGLGSVNVLGTTGTIVPGGSPLNLPVGRYYGLITNSTQTTLAGIQANFNSNPGTIDYSNEVQFVIETALAPTPSAPKGTITNATPNFQWNALPGVSAYWIIVSSTPFVVRTDSLGNPSVQGANIVWDFITTSNSAQYGTISPHTPFTQSAIPLISGTTYYYTILNMYDQTNIAYASTAFGGITTFTYQSSSSLAVPNLVAPAANTTFFASPTIRFQWDVVPNANSYTVYLFNRVTQFAGSNQEIDLPLWNGTTTNNVLDFPARLNLIKGKYVWFVVPNSITGAGSASLSRVFQYEVPTSKYRVRATSSLDNTALTNFEFQIASTTSGYTPSVPYVVSNSSSFSDSIPHDTYRFTARKQGFLDTTVTVSLSQTTQTEINFIMRPLPSIVSGSVRDQSNASVGAASVRFTNNLTGAVTSGSTTSGGSFSLNLPKGSYSVVASKAGYISNTAVQVNVDTGQIVLSTPIVIRLDAAAFSGKVVNDENAPVQLAIVKATKGTEVQTTTTNSAGDYAFNISSGSWTVEVTKTGFVSPAPRTLSLTTGGNLLNQNFVLVPRANQVTGFVYQVTGSTGQVPVSGITVTATPVSGQTITAITGNNGQYTLSLKNGSYTISTSQSGFTPSNAVQLTLSVAQTVSGVDFTLTPNPSSISGNVSALGGGALAGATVSVQGVATTTTLSTGTYTLSLPAGTHSVTVTRSGYVTPQSVSVTVNPGQSLSGINFQMSANAGVMSGRVSSAGQPLPGASVTATNGVSTFTVVTNANGDYSFSLAPGTWRKFAFRQGFITSVTDTTVIGPGQTSSNNNFNLVQNTAIVRGTVRSNNLPLSGVTVRLVDNANANNNFSTVTSITGEYALTVEAGKAYTQTFSATGYATVSQTTATLTAGSSTTLNGTMNAVPSSVAGQVRVAGQALSGVTMQLVNPSTGAVIEQITTNLNGQYTVGAAAGSYRLRAFRAGYTLDSLAITLALGQSLTNINFNLNENFALVTGIVRSNAAVPLSGVVVNLTGTAGGATATTGSDGSYTLQRVLGGVYTLSFRLPGYADSVLSSFTLNDGQSRVVNSTLFALAGKISGTVTLAGGGAVSGATVTAVNAAGAALSAVSSASGAYEITGLATGAYSVTASRSGYRSSQSINVTLTTTALNGTANINDMALNNSVISGAVRDPAGNGILNAVVAVSGSGGSGNAVTNAAGEFTVSGLAPGTYSLTASAAGYATSTQSVNVTTTANLFIPLTPNTVRVTGTVLNQNGLALGFNADVRLTASDAVYTTTANSQGAFEFPAVSSGRNYRLYTEIFREGHANDSVNLNIAAGATSVPVQSLVIRVSTSVVSGNAGTDAAAITLVNNTTGETRSILSSSTGDYRMEYLTSGSYTISVVKTGFTFSPATQNFALDGSNSQSINFTATVNSGTVNVSARTNTSAPLENVSVTLVSNDGTRVFSGATSTTGELRFQDIPSGGYILRASLSGYSSVPAEKAVTVASGGSISESFVLTRNTSSIAGVIRSVSGSSTTALGQAQITIRNTATGQLISAESNANGAYTISNVPPGEAVITASKTGYVTATETVTIAAGASLNNKNYDLVKASAVVTGRVLFGGAGVANITVNATSSNTFTTVTNASGNFTIDNLPVSSGATDTTTYIVTISGAGLVAQSKIIRFTASQIGTSVSAGNFILPSGQITFNVTDGITALPNVKITLIKPDGSENQNVTSNTGRYASSDRLPAGNYRFAFELEGYMVPDESEFVITLASDTTKVTRNIGFRYKHVPVTRVLSDSATRIAVNVSDNITTLTGTVFYRNENQSEFSQLNMSLSNKVLSASIPAQNSLEPLHYYIRVRNNATGVVFGTEEYVVTPLASGVLTQATLEPSLDNIILRKDDEYELHLNLRDGTNKSLTSEFTGANPAGRIRWESSAESGLVFSFPDPNDSTRVLIKPTKNGSFILSATALFKGSSVRVNQSLQSIDIPLSEIKVSSGTNKLANTSAGLQFAFTGLDTLQRSVYLGSSLQWSLTPAAAGTISNSGFFKPADSTFIGNVTVTAEDKSGGKKGSADLSVYAQLLPTSVVTLTNKEGLTLNIQSGSVPGPVNVTINKPAFGPGKKNYNPVGKAASYVVSDRQYAISYEADFALKGDSLLKNATLKLPVDKSLDFFDGGIVMGFYDVNTNEWSILSASLAKGGEGEELSAANDLSFGSFRRFGEYSMLTENQPLGLKYIAVMPSPFSPEVSPAMIGYFLNSAKPPASVTIRIFNMRGELVRTLLQDDLQFPGRYGSSAGIKQITWDGKTDDGLMARNGRYIIQIIAKDGSGEVKELESIVLVK